A stretch of the Mycobacteroides immunogenum genome encodes the following:
- a CDS encoding YqaJ viral recombinase family protein yields the protein MIEPGSAEWLKAITPSKVPSILGISRWKSQYTLWHEMAGIIEPAPISEARQDDFDYGHACELAAREYWKFKNPGWRISQGEVQCSNDDLPFANLATIDLRGSRGSLRRVVEVKTARDLSEFGDDGSGELPRDYAAQILAQMLITGWHETADLVCWAQYGKPRIYHVQWDAQVAGVIAERCLQWERSIVSGSRPALDNTISTYETVKALHPDIDGSTVELAPELARQVLDWSKELKATEKTVLGLKTQVLDAMGNAQTAVVGDIKVADRRPHGRGGVALALAHKNYDQLMATHPYPELASTTERQPA from the coding sequence GTGATCGAGCCCGGATCGGCCGAGTGGCTGAAGGCCATCACCCCATCGAAAGTACCTTCGATCCTTGGCATTTCACGCTGGAAATCGCAGTACACCTTGTGGCATGAAATGGCCGGAATCATTGAGCCCGCACCGATCTCCGAGGCTCGGCAGGATGACTTCGACTACGGGCACGCGTGCGAGCTGGCGGCGCGCGAGTACTGGAAATTCAAGAATCCGGGCTGGCGGATCTCGCAGGGGGAGGTGCAGTGCAGCAACGATGATCTACCGTTTGCGAACCTGGCGACGATCGACTTGCGCGGTTCTCGGGGCAGCTTGCGCCGCGTTGTCGAGGTCAAGACCGCCAGGGATCTAAGCGAATTCGGCGACGACGGTAGCGGCGAGCTGCCCCGCGACTACGCCGCCCAGATTCTGGCGCAGATGTTGATCACCGGGTGGCATGAGACCGCCGACCTGGTGTGTTGGGCGCAGTACGGCAAACCGCGCATCTACCACGTGCAATGGGACGCCCAAGTTGCCGGTGTCATCGCCGAGCGCTGCCTGCAGTGGGAGCGCTCAATCGTCAGCGGTTCCCGGCCGGCACTGGATAACACGATCTCGACCTACGAGACCGTCAAGGCGCTGCACCCGGATATCGACGGCAGCACAGTCGAACTGGCGCCCGAACTTGCCCGCCAGGTGCTCGATTGGTCCAAAGAGCTCAAGGCTACCGAGAAGACCGTGCTTGGCCTCAAAACGCAGGTGCTCGACGCGATGGGCAATGCGCAGACGGCCGTGGTCGGGGACATCAAGGTCGCCGATCGGCGACCCCATGGCCGCGGCGGTGTGGCGTTGGCGCTTGCGCATAAGAACTACGACCAGCTCATGGCCACACACCCGTATCCAGAGCTCGCATCCACAACAGAAAGGCAACCCGCATGA
- a CDS encoding DUF732 domain-containing protein, which produces MTQHIPSRPRVRRRRRVSGYDKITVALAAIAALAAMLLASPPSHADPVTDDFVATSGWRVCNELDAQPTFGGIRYSYRALLARGYSLDQSSQIIVGSVSVWCKRHAPLLKSYIDTYTSTPQQSGGRAA; this is translated from the coding sequence ATGACCCAACATATCCCGAGCAGGCCACGCGTGCGCCGACGGCGCCGCGTAAGCGGCTACGACAAGATCACCGTGGCCCTGGCTGCTATCGCAGCGCTCGCGGCGATGCTGCTGGCCTCACCACCCTCGCACGCCGACCCGGTGACTGATGACTTCGTGGCCACCAGCGGTTGGCGGGTGTGCAACGAGCTGGACGCGCAGCCCACTTTCGGGGGTATCCGGTACTCATACCGGGCGCTCTTGGCACGCGGCTACAGCCTCGATCAGTCCTCGCAGATCATCGTGGGCTCGGTGTCAGTGTGGTGCAAACGCCATGCGCCACTGCTCAAGTCATACATCGACACCTACACCTCGACGCCGCAGCAGAGCGGAGGTCGGGCGGCATGA
- a CDS encoding phage antirepressor KilAC domain-containing protein: MSGSLAVSVAPFDALRHVTPNGREYWSARDLMAPFGYGADWRNFVAAISRAKMSCNNSGTDPVVNFVGATKITGTKPAEDYHLSRYACYLVALNGDPRKPEIAAAQTYFVIKTREAETATAAPALSGPDLLAAAVLEAQRMIEAKDALIAELEPKADLADTYLTAQGGARLIREAAKLLGMRERELRQWLVDERLLFAKHAPCGAMQYDHYAQFAHYFQAHEHVVAHSWGSCAHYTLRILPRGMELITKRLGGKPK, from the coding sequence ATGAGCGGGAGCCTGGCGGTATCGGTCGCCCCATTCGATGCCCTACGCCACGTCACCCCAAACGGCCGCGAGTACTGGTCGGCGCGCGATCTGATGGCGCCATTTGGATACGGTGCGGACTGGCGCAACTTCGTTGCCGCGATCAGCCGCGCAAAGATGTCCTGCAATAACTCGGGCACAGACCCGGTGGTGAATTTCGTTGGCGCCACCAAAATCACTGGTACAAAGCCTGCCGAGGACTATCACCTGTCGCGATACGCCTGCTATCTCGTAGCGCTCAATGGCGACCCACGCAAGCCTGAGATTGCCGCCGCACAGACCTATTTCGTCATCAAGACGCGAGAGGCCGAGACCGCAACCGCTGCTCCTGCGCTCTCGGGCCCCGACTTGCTCGCGGCCGCCGTGCTCGAAGCTCAGCGGATGATCGAGGCCAAGGATGCCCTGATCGCCGAGCTGGAGCCGAAGGCCGACCTTGCGGACACCTACCTCACCGCCCAGGGTGGGGCTCGGCTGATCCGAGAAGCGGCCAAGCTGCTCGGTATGCGCGAGCGTGAGTTGCGCCAGTGGCTCGTCGACGAACGGCTGCTCTTCGCCAAGCATGCCCCGTGCGGGGCCATGCAGTACGACCACTACGCACAGTTCGCTCACTATTTCCAAGCGCACGAGCACGTCGTGGCTCATTCATGGGGCAGTTGTGCCCACTACACCCTGCGCATCTTGCCCCGTGGAATGGAACTCATCACCAAACGCCTGGGCGGCAAGCCCAAGTAA
- a CDS encoding MerR family transcriptional regulator: MNVETFSLAEVAAAALPKHWKHPERWLRERLNRGELVGYRVGREWRLTRDQLDALIAKCTNVAAPIADPAPAADPAPAPVADPSALGLSARSRRKLISA; this comes from the coding sequence ATGAACGTCGAGACATTCTCACTGGCCGAAGTCGCAGCCGCAGCGCTCCCCAAGCACTGGAAGCACCCCGAGCGGTGGCTCCGTGAGCGGCTGAACCGTGGTGAACTTGTCGGCTACCGTGTCGGACGCGAATGGCGGCTCACTCGCGACCAGCTCGACGCGTTGATCGCGAAGTGCACCAACGTGGCCGCACCCATCGCTGACCCCGCACCGGCCGCTGATCCTGCACCTGCGCCGGTGGCGGATCCGTCAGCACTCGGTCTGTCTGCGCGGTCCCGTCGAAAGCTGATCAGCGCATGA
- a CDS encoding Cro/Cl family transcriptional regulator codes for MSYGLEWLPQGVQNTLAVNGIETAAQLSRAIKVSNSVVYDAFDKDWKGRATPTLIDAMCRTFGVPMHQLVVEPMTKVKRIPAVTSGRKRRATA; via the coding sequence GTGAGTTACGGACTGGAGTGGCTCCCCCAGGGAGTCCAAAACACATTGGCCGTCAACGGAATTGAGACGGCCGCCCAACTGTCCCGAGCCATCAAAGTCAGCAACTCGGTTGTTTACGACGCGTTCGACAAAGACTGGAAGGGGCGGGCCACGCCCACCCTGATTGACGCGATGTGCCGGACGTTCGGCGTCCCGATGCATCAGCTTGTCGTGGAGCCGATGACCAAGGTCAAGAGAATCCCCGCCGTCACTAGCGGCCGGAAGCGCCGGGCTACCGCATGA
- a CDS encoding helix-turn-helix domain-containing protein, which produces MFAGNDLGSFLRAARGRRGTSQRELADLTGYSASWVRQVESNSHVPPATALAAISRALGLSSWESHYLHALGGKMATETAMPMPDIRRYIQAVNPHPAAWMSAGWTVEEANDEFMRLFKGVWITPNLVHWHYHSTKALDVIQNWDETSEWCVGLLRFGLAAAPSDLGLQSVVRSLMPIKVFKRQWDSQIIPIDPATRPWVLRDLDTEDIVTVDMRAWRSSMHDGVLLFGAVIDRQAS; this is translated from the coding sequence ATGTTCGCAGGCAATGATCTTGGGTCATTCTTGCGTGCTGCGCGCGGTCGACGTGGTACAAGCCAGCGGGAGCTCGCGGACCTGACCGGCTACTCGGCATCTTGGGTGCGGCAGGTCGAGTCCAACAGTCACGTACCGCCAGCAACAGCACTCGCCGCCATTTCGCGCGCGCTGGGGTTATCGTCATGGGAATCGCACTACTTACATGCACTCGGGGGCAAGATGGCTACGGAGACCGCAATGCCAATGCCGGATATCCGCAGGTACATACAGGCAGTCAACCCGCATCCCGCGGCATGGATGAGCGCGGGGTGGACGGTCGAGGAAGCAAATGATGAATTCATGCGCCTGTTCAAGGGTGTGTGGATCACGCCCAACCTGGTGCACTGGCATTACCACTCAACCAAGGCGCTCGATGTAATCCAGAACTGGGACGAGACCTCGGAATGGTGCGTCGGCCTGTTGCGTTTCGGACTGGCCGCAGCACCGAGCGACCTTGGGTTACAGTCGGTTGTGCGTAGCCTCATGCCGATCAAAGTATTTAAGCGGCAATGGGATTCGCAGATAATACCGATCGACCCCGCGACGCGACCGTGGGTTCTGCGCGACCTCGACACCGAAGATATCGTGACGGTCGATATGAGGGCGTGGCGCTCATCGATGCATGATGGCGTTCTACTGTTCGGGGCAGTTATCGATCGCCAAGCCAGCTGA
- a CDS encoding alpha/beta fold hydrolase: MPNIDVNGQSIHYTDNGADGPVILATHATLMDVVSLDKLTKRLPGRVIAFDLRGHGQTVYDRQPYDYLDVAQDALGLMDQLGVEHFTFLGEGQGAVVALRTALAAPERVDRLILIGPTADAASDSENAALDASMDVWCTLGPDPEVYHLVAQYATGGSPEDAADLLRRWQSSAWRDYRPAATALATRPRFVDQLHEITCPTLIVHGTGDFYVSIDFGREVSENLGGPTEFVELPTERQAITVAFDPRVGDAVLSWLGDR, encoded by the coding sequence GTGCCGAACATCGATGTGAATGGGCAGTCCATCCACTACACCGACAACGGGGCAGATGGCCCCGTGATCCTGGCGACGCATGCGACGCTGATGGATGTCGTTTCGTTGGACAAGCTGACGAAGCGCTTGCCAGGCAGAGTGATCGCGTTCGATCTGCGCGGCCACGGTCAAACCGTCTACGACCGGCAGCCCTATGACTACCTTGACGTGGCGCAAGACGCCCTCGGCTTGATGGATCAGCTTGGCGTTGAACACTTCACGTTCCTAGGCGAGGGCCAGGGCGCCGTGGTTGCCCTGCGTACCGCGCTCGCTGCGCCGGAGCGTGTCGACCGACTGATCCTGATCGGACCGACCGCAGATGCCGCTTCCGACAGCGAGAATGCCGCACTGGATGCGTCCATGGACGTTTGGTGCACACTAGGTCCGGACCCGGAGGTCTATCACCTCGTCGCGCAGTATGCGACCGGTGGCAGCCCGGAGGACGCCGCCGATCTGCTGCGGCGGTGGCAGTCGTCCGCGTGGCGTGACTATCGCCCTGCCGCGACCGCCCTCGCAACCCGCCCCAGATTCGTAGATCAACTGCACGAAATCACCTGCCCGACTCTCATCGTTCATGGCACCGGCGACTTCTACGTGTCCATCGATTTCGGGCGGGAGGTTTCCGAAAATTTAGGTGGACCAACGGAATTCGTGGAGCTGCCCACTGAGCGTCAGGCGATCACCGTCGCGTTTGATCCGCGTGTAGGCGACGCTGTGCTCAGCTGGCTTGGCGATCGATAA